The following are from one region of the Mesorhizobium sp. B2-8-5 genome:
- a CDS encoding NUDIX hydrolase → MATTKKKAVRRAKKGQRIRQVAAIPYRLREDGNLEVLLVTSRTTRRFIVPKGWPMKGKSGRKAATIEAQEEAGVLGRTLKQPAGTYSYWKRMTNGFIRVDVAVYLLEVAEELADWQEAANRQRAWLPAADAALLIDEPELSTLLRDLTVPVVDPA, encoded by the coding sequence ATGGCAACAACCAAGAAGAAAGCAGTTCGCAGAGCCAAGAAAGGCCAACGGATCCGCCAGGTGGCGGCCATTCCGTATCGCTTGCGGGAAGACGGCAACCTGGAAGTGTTGCTGGTCACCTCACGCACCACACGGCGCTTCATTGTGCCAAAGGGTTGGCCGATGAAGGGCAAGAGCGGGCGCAAGGCGGCAACGATCGAAGCCCAGGAAGAAGCAGGCGTTCTCGGCAGGACGCTGAAGCAGCCTGCCGGCACCTATTCCTATTGGAAACGCATGACCAATGGCTTCATTCGCGTGGACGTTGCGGTCTATTTGCTCGAGGTCGCCGAGGAGCTTGCCGACTGGCAGGAAGCCGCGAACCGGCAGCGTGCATGGCTTCCAGCAGCCGACGCCGCCCTGCTCATCGACGAACCGGAGCTTTCGACGCTGCTTAGGGATCTGACCGTTCCGGTGGTCGATCCGGCATA
- a CDS encoding invasion associated locus B family protein yields MRTKYAYLAAMLVAACITGMPAAGFAAQNKGDKVAPAAQPADAAAKPQLPGGASALSETHGDWTVNCQVTGTNKVCSLSHQQFNKQSGQRLLAIELTTKTGQDAAGTLALPFGLALANGISLEIDDKKLDGTLQFNTCQAVGCLVPVTFDADTTPLLQNGTTLKINATAADTTQPISFTISLNGFGSALARTADLSAD; encoded by the coding sequence ATGAGGACGAAGTACGCGTATCTCGCGGCGATGCTGGTAGCCGCCTGCATTACCGGTATGCCGGCAGCGGGATTTGCCGCGCAAAACAAGGGCGACAAGGTGGCGCCAGCGGCCCAGCCCGCCGACGCAGCGGCCAAGCCGCAACTGCCGGGCGGCGCCTCGGCGCTGTCGGAAACGCATGGCGACTGGACGGTCAACTGCCAAGTCACCGGCACGAACAAGGTCTGCAGCCTGTCACATCAGCAGTTCAACAAGCAGAGCGGCCAGCGGCTGCTGGCGATCGAATTGACGACCAAGACGGGCCAGGACGCCGCCGGCACGCTGGCGCTGCCCTTCGGGCTTGCCCTGGCCAACGGCATTTCGCTTGAGATCGACGACAAGAAGCTGGACGGGACGCTGCAGTTCAACACCTGCCAGGCGGTCGGCTGCCTGGTGCCGGTGACGTTCGATGCCGATACCACGCCGCTCTTGCAGAACGGCACCACGCTGAAAATCAACGCCACGGCGGCCGACACGACGCAGCCGATCTCCTTCACCATCTCGCTCAACGGCTTCGGCAGCGCGCTGGCGCGGACGGCGGACCTGTCGGCGGACTAG
- a CDS encoding response regulator transcription factor, translated as MTNQTVSILVVDDEPPIRKLLRVGLGSQGYAVSEAPNAKAAIELMQAERPDLILLDLGLPGMTGLELLGKWRGDGLDVPVVILSSRTDEAGIVAALELGADDYVTKPFGMNELVARIRVALRHKFQQQGEKPVFHTGDLSVDLVKRIVKVEDKEVKLSPKEYDILRMLVQYAGKVLTHQFLMKQIWNDSTDVQYLRVYVRQLRQKIEKTPDQPRYIITETGVGYRLREVE; from the coding sequence ATGACGAACCAGACCGTCTCCATCCTGGTCGTCGACGACGAACCGCCGATCCGCAAATTGCTGCGCGTCGGCCTCGGCAGCCAGGGCTACGCGGTCTCCGAGGCGCCTAACGCCAAGGCGGCGATCGAACTCATGCAGGCCGAACGGCCCGACCTTATCCTGCTCGATCTCGGCCTGCCCGGCATGACCGGCCTCGAGCTGCTCGGCAAATGGCGCGGCGACGGCCTCGACGTTCCGGTCGTCATCCTGTCCAGCCGCACCGACGAGGCCGGTATCGTCGCCGCGCTCGAGCTCGGCGCCGATGACTATGTGACCAAGCCTTTCGGCATGAACGAGCTGGTCGCGCGCATTCGCGTGGCGCTGCGCCACAAATTCCAGCAGCAGGGCGAGAAGCCGGTGTTCCACACCGGCGACCTTTCCGTCGACCTGGTGAAGCGCATCGTCAAGGTCGAGGACAAGGAAGTGAAACTGTCGCCCAAGGAATACGACATCCTGCGCATGCTCGTGCAATATGCCGGCAAGGTGCTGACGCACCAGTTCCTGATGAAGCAGATCTGGAACGACTCCACCGACGTCCAGTATCTGAGAGTCTATGTGCGCCAGCTGCGGCAGAAGATCGAGAAGACGCCGGACCAGCCGCGCTACATCATCACCGAGACCGGCGTCGGCTACCGTCTGCGCGAGGTTGAGTAG